The genome window AGCAGGTAGTCACTGACTCAAAGTGTTCCCACGCTTATTCGTTGGTGGTTCAGAACGTAGGGATGAGACCACCCTTTGCAGGGCATCTGAGATGAAATAaagggaggatttgggggatTCTGATGTAGGGATAAGCAATTTTCCTCTCCTTGGGTGCAATACCCTGGCCTGCAATACCCATTGCACATCTCTGGGCCCACAGCCCAGTGGTAGACAGGTGGCAAGATGGCAGCATGAGCTGGTCTTCCTTGTTTCACAGAGACAGGCAGGATAAGGCCCCATACTGCGTCTCTGCTGACAAACCGACCCGCAATGCCTTCCGCAAGTTCATGGTGGACTATCCAAACAAGTATGACTACAGCCGTGCCAAGGTGGGTGCCTGCCCTCTGCTCTCACCTGCTGGGCCTGGGGGACCCCAGAACAAAGGTCCTGTTGCCCACTCGTGGTGTTGCCCTTGGGTCAGCTGCAGGTGCTGACTGCCCTCTGCCCCCAGGTGCCAGGGCCCCTGACACAGGAGATGGAGGCCAagaagctggagaagaagcGGGCACAGAAAGTGCAGCGGAAGCAGCGGGAGCAGGCACAGCGGGAGGAGCGGCAGcgctgggagcaggagcaggaagaGAAGCAGCGGTTCGCAGCCCTGTCAGACAGGGAGAAGGTGAGGCTGTGTGTAGGGAAGGGGATCCAGCCTGGCTGGGACAGTGCTGGTTTCGTGGGCTCTGGGCACAGCACCTCGCAGGGCTGGGAGGCCTGAGCTGTCTCTTCTCCCCAGAGGGCCCTGGCTGCTGAGCGGAGGCTGGCTGCGCAGCTGCAGGACGCCAGCACAACCCTTGCCAACATCAGGTAACAGCCCTGGCAGCATAGTGCCACCAACTCCCATGTCAGCACAGCTGTTCCCTGCCCTTCTTGCTCCAGGTCTCATTTCCAGCCTAAAGCTATTCCTGGCCATTGAATTCCCAGCAGTGCCTGTCTAAAAGCTTTCTCTTGCTCTTTCCCTGGCTccctgaaatattttggaaaggaCAACTTGGTCCACTTGCAGCCAGAGCTGTGGCATGCTAATCCCCCAGCCACTCCTCTGCCTCTGACCCTGCACCACATGTCCCTTCCCTACACCACCCCTCAGGGTTGTGggcagccagccctgcctgtgctAATCTGGGCAGGGGCTTTACTGCTCTGTAAGGGGCCAAATTCCCCCCTGTACTGCCTGCCTCAAACTGCCTTGTCCCACACAGCGTTGCCTcctggctgggctgctgggtgtGCCCTGTAGGACCAGgggagccccaggtccctcatgctgctgctgtcccatgtCACAGCCCAGGCAGTGAATCCCCATGCTTCTCTGACCCTCTTGCAAGGTAACAGCCCCCTTCACTCAGGGCCACCTCTGCTCTTTCCTGCAGCCGCTGCTGGCATTGTGGAGAGTCCCTGCTGGGCCGGATCCCTTTCCATTACCTTGACTTCTCCTTCTGTTCCACGGCCTGTCTGCAAACCCACCGCCGGGCCCAGGCTGGCCACACATGAGGCTGGGGCTTGTTGCCACCTGACAAGGACCACTGCAGTGAAGACACAGCTGAGCACTGGCTGTGCAGTGAGAGAGAGCTTGTGGAGCAGTGCTGGTCAGAGCAACTGAGCTGGACTTGTCACTTTTGGGGGTAACTCTGGCAAGGCTCAGGGCTAGAATGTCACTGTGGGTGGTGATTCCAGGGACATTACAACTGGGAAGTCCCTGTGTACTAGTGTGAGGAGCCAGGACTGCTCCATggtgcagctccagctggaGGGTCTTGTTACTGGCTTTTCTCACGTCTGCCTTTTAGGCTGCTGCCTGTGGTGGTGGGACCAATTCTGACATATCCAGATCCTGCAGCCctgagctgcctgcagctgtgcctGTGGCACCCTGTGGGCTGTGCTttgtcctctcctctcctggATGCCATTGGGCTGTCAGCCGTGCCATGTCAGCAACTACCTCCTTTGCCTGCATTGTCAATAAAGAGGTGCCTTGATCCCCTAGGAGTGGAGGTGTCTGCATGACTACTGGAACTATTTGGGATTAACATGCAAAACAAGCTTGATTCTGACCCTCTTTTTCTTTAGCCCATACCATTCCTGGCCCCAGAGAAGGATGGGAGTCCTGGATGTCCACGTCAGGGCCTGTGCCTCTTTCCTAAGGCTCTGCATCCCCTCCACTGGCCCCTGTGCTTCACCAGACCCCTGCCACCTCTGCAGCCTGAGCCAGAGGCAATGCTGGTGCCCACAGTCCTGCATTTATTCTGTGGCTGCAATCCTCTGGCTGAGGGTCCTGTTAAAAAGGGGTTGGTCAAGGAAGAGCAGGAAGGGGTCAGGGGGTGccccctccagctccagcactgtGATGTTGTTGGGGCAGCCAACATGCAGCACGGAGCCGGGCACaaagagggtctgctggggccCACGATGGGGCCAGTACCGGCCCAGGTTGCAGCCATTTATCCACAGCTGGCCCTGGAAGATGGAGACGGGTCTGATCTGTGCCCTTGTTCACCCTCACCCCTCTCCTGGTTATGTACTGCCTTACCTTGCTCCAACCTGGGAACTTCACAAAGGTGTCCCAGGTGATGCCAGGGGTCTCAAAGGTCCCAGTGTAGAAGGCTGGCCCTGCTCTAGTCCTGCTGCTTGATTTTGGCAGGGCAGTGTGGGGCCAGCCCTGCTGAATGGCAGTGTCTATGGCCAGGGGGTAGATCAGCCAGTTGCTGAGAGGGCTGGAGTCCAAGGAGAGGTTTCCCAGCAAGCCCTGAGATggagcaaaagggaaaatgaggcagcagcatctggccACAGGCAGAAGGATGCTTGGCTTCCCCAGGGCATGTCCCTCTCACAGTagtgaaggtgggatgtgaTCCCCTTTGAGGGGCTGCACTGCCATGGCAGTGTAAAGGGAACAGAGGGGTGCCCATCTCACAGCCTTATCCCAGTCCTGGTTTGCCAGCAGATTAACCAGGGAGCAGGTCAAGGGGTGGCCCTGCCATGGCTGGGGTCTGTCACAAGTGGCAGGAGAGGGGGTGTTTGGCCACACTGGTGGCCAGTCCATCCCCTCTGGATCCCCAGGGCCCTCACCCCTCACCTTGAAGTCACTGATGTTGGCCCCAAAGCTGATCCTGCCCATGTTCTCCAGCAGCACATCCAGGGtgtcccctgccctgcctgtcACATGCAGcgctgtctgtccatccctctCCAGCGTCCCTCGGTACTCCTACAGCCACAAGGTCAGTGCTGCCGCCCCATCCCCAGATCCCACAGCCCCAAGCATTGCCAGCAGCCTGTCAGCGTAGCATCCTGCTTCCTGCCCGCCCTGAGCCAGCCAGGGCTGCCCTCTGCCACCAAAAGAGGCAAATTCAGGCCAGAAAGCTACCCCACAAGGGCTCAGTGTGGCTCCCAGCACGCTGGCATGGCACAGACCTGCTGCCGGCAGGTCCCACAGCCCTCCCGAGCACCGcgcagggacagggctgctcCCACAGCCTCACCTGCTGCAGCATCACATAGCCACGGTCACAGACGCTGTGGGGAGGAGCACTCAGCGTGGCTGGGTCCAGAAGGTCCCGGGGCAGCTGTGTGCGGTACAGTACAAAGCCGTGGGCCTGCAGGACACAGCAAAGTGGCATAGAAAAGGGAACAGCTGAAGACACACACTGTTTCTTGgccccagggcagggcagaCAAGCTTAGGAGCATCTCCCCAGTGTCCCTCACTGCACCCAGCCCCTCACCTGCTTTATGGCCTCAAAGGTGAGGGGGAACTGACTCTGGATGGGCCCAGAGGGGCACAGGACATCCAAGACATCCAGGAGGTTGGCATACTGCAAAGAGAGAGACGAGTATGGGGCAGCCGGGCAGtgctgggcaggggcagcacagcccctggGGCAGGTACTCACCTTCCGCAGGGCCACCTGGCCGTAGGCGTACTTGGGGGTGGCAGGTGGCATTGGACCCGCTGGCAGGGGCTGGAACTGAACAGCAAACTGTCAGCTGCCCCtgagggcaggcagggagatgtcccctgccctgccaggtccctctgtgtccccctCTTCCCTGGCATAGGCAGCAGGGCCCAGTACTGtccccctcctcctgccagaACCAGCACCTTGCTGATGACTGTGCGGATGGCAAACAGCTTCTCAGTGGGGTCTCCTGCCTCTGAGAGAGGGGCATCATAGTCATAGCTGGTGGTCACTGGTTTGTACTGGTTCTTGAAGTCAGCACCTGGTGGTGGGGAAGCGAtgggagctggagaaaggagcTCTGGCAGAGCCCAGGGCACAGAACCCAGCCCCAGGCTGGCCACAATGTGATGGCAGGGATGTGACTCAGAACTGGGAGCCACTTGCCTGGGGACAAAAGGAGTTCCGGGGAGGGGACAAGCTCGGTTTCAGGGAACCTTGGGTATGTGTCAGCCTGCCCCATGGGACAGAAGAGGAGCCTGAAGTGTGCTCCTTGGGGATGGCTAATGAAAGCCTCCAGCCCTGCAGTGTGCCACCCTCTCCATGGCAGGTCCCTACTCACCGCTCCAGTAGGCAAAGTTCGTCCCCCCATGGAACATGTACCTAGGGGACAGCCCAGAGAGCCCTGTCAGCACCCCAACAGACCCATCAGGGGCTCACTAGGTACTGCTCCTCCCTgctgcaccccagccctgcccgcctCCCCCTGCCCGAGCTCTGTGGGATGAAAGCAAGCAGAAATACCCACTCCAGTGCTGGCAGATAGGAGGGCACTGTCCCCCCAGGCTGTGCCCCTGCCAGCTGAGTACTTGCATGTTGACATTGGCTCCCAGCTG of Columba livia isolate bColLiv1 breed racing homer chromosome 7, bColLiv1.pat.W.v2, whole genome shotgun sequence contains these proteins:
- the GLB1L gene encoding beta-galactosidase-1-like protein isoform X6, producing the protein MVVSTSLFVPYPRPAERPAKMGLTTLTLLLVVGPLHTQASPPAGSFQLDYENNCFRKDGAPFRYISGSIHYARVPRPAWRDRLLKMYMSGLSAVQVYVPWNYHEPLPGVYDFAGDRDMEAFLDLTAELGLLVILRPGPYICAEWEMGGLPAWLLWKPDIVLRSSDPAYLAAVDSWLHVLLPKIKPRLYQHGGNIISVQVENEYGSYYACDYGYLRHLLVSFRVLLGSEVLLFTTDDSRVEELRCGTLPGLYATVDFGPGFNVTEAFGAQRQIEPKGPLVNSEYYTGWLDYWGEAHASTSSVRVARGLEDMLQLGANVNMYMFHGGTNFAYWSGADFKNQYKPVTTSYDYDAPLSEAGDPTEKLFAIRTVISKFQPLPAGPMPPATPKYAYGQVALRKYANLLDVLDVLCPSGPIQSQFPLTFEAIKQAHGFVLYRTQLPRDLLDPATLSAPPHSVCDRGYVMLQQEYRGTLERDGQTALHVTGRAGDTLDVLLENMGRISFGANISDFKGLLGNLSLDSSPLSNWLIYPLAIDTAIQQGWPHTALPKSSSRTRAGPAFYTGTFETPGITWDTFVKFPGWSKGQLWINGCNLGRYWPHRGPQQTLFVPGSVLHVGCPNNITVLELEGAPPDPFLLFLDQPLFNRTLSQRIAATE
- the GLB1L gene encoding beta-galactosidase-1-like protein isoform X5; translated protein: MVVSTSLFVPYPRPAERPAKMGLTTLTLLLVVGPLHTQASPPAGSFQLDYENNCFRKDGAPFRYISGSIHYARVPRPAWRDRLLKMYMSGLSAVQVYVPWNYHEPLPGVYDFAGDRDMEAFLDLTAELGLLVILRPGPYICAEWEMGGLPAWLLWKPDIVLRSSDPAYLAAVDSWLHVLLPKIKPRLYQHGGNIISVQVENEYGSYYACDYGYLRHLLVSFRVLLGSEVLLFTTDDSRVEELRCGTLPGLYATVDFGPGFNVTEAFGAQRQIEPKGPLVNSEYYTGWLDYWGEAHASTSSVRVARGLEDMLQLGANVNMQVLSWQGHSLGGQCPPICQHWSGYMFHGGTNFAYWSGADFKNQYKPVTTSYDYDAPLSEAGDPTEKLFAIRTVISKFQPLPAGPMPPATPKYAYGQVALRKYANLLDVLDVLCPSGPIQSQFPLTFEAIKQAHGFVLYRTQLPRDLLDPATLSAPPHSVCDRGYVMLQQEYRGTLERDGQTALHVTGRAGDTLDVLLENMGRISFGANISDFKGLLGNLSLDSSPLSNWLIYPLAIDTAIQQGWPHTALPKSSSRTRAGPAFYTGTFETPGITWDTFVKFPGWSKLWINGCNLGRYWPHRGPQQTLFVPGSVLHVGCPNNITVLELEGAPPDPFLLFLDQPLFNRTLSQRIAATE
- the GLB1L gene encoding beta-galactosidase-1-like protein isoform X4 — translated: MVVSTSLFVPYPRPAERPAKMGLTTLTLLLVVGPLHTQASPPAGSFQLDYENNCFRKDGAPFRYISGSIHYARVPRPAWRDRLLKMYMSGLSAVQVYVPWNYHEPLPGVYDFAGDRDMEAFLDLTAELGLLVILRPGPYICAEWEMGGLPAWLLWKPDIVLRSSDPAYLAAVDSWLHVLLPKIKPRLYQHGGNIISVQVENEYGSYYACDYGYLRHLLVSFRVLLGSEVLLFTTDDSRVEELRCGTLPGLYATVDFGPGFNVTEAFGAQRQIEPKGPLVNSEYYTGWLDYWGEAHASTSSVRVARGLEDMLQLGANVNMQVLSWQGHSLGGQCPPICQHWSGYMFHGGTNFAYWSGADFKNQYKPVTTSYDYDAPLSEAGDPTEKLFAIRTVISKFQPLPAGPMPPATPKYAYGQVALRKYANLLDVLDVLCPSGPIQSQFPLTFEAIKQAHGFVLYRTQLPRDLLDPATLSAPPHSVCDRGYVMLQQEYRGTLERDGQTALHVTGRAGDTLDVLLENMGRISFGANISDFKGLLGNLSLDSSPLSNWLIYPLAIDTAIQQGWPHTALPKSSSRTRAGPAFYTGTFETPGITWDTFVKFPGWSKGQLWINGCNLGRYWPHRGPQQTLFVPGSVLHVGCPNNITVLELEGAPPDPFLLFLDQPLFNRTLSQRIAATE